TCAGGAAGGCGCTCGGGCTGTTTCGGAAGTCGAACCCGCCGCTGCTGGAGTGGCTGCAGTCGCCACTCGTGTATGTCGAGGACGGCCCGGTAGCGGAGCAGATGCGGGCGCTGCTGCCGACCCACTACGCGCCGCGCGCCTGCTTCTACCACTATCTCAGCATGGCGCGCAACAACGCCCGGAGCTACCTGAGGGGCGAGACGGTCCAGCACAAGAAGTACTTCTACGTGCTGCGGCCCCTCCTGGCGTGCCGGTGGATCGCCGAGGCGCGCGGCCCAGTCCCGATGGAGTTCGAGGTGCTCGTGCGTGCGATGCTGGACGATGCAGCTGTGACCGAAGAGATTGTAGACCTGATCGCCCAGAAGCGCGTCGGGCTGGAAGCCGAGCGCGGTCCGCGTCTGCCAGCCATCCACGCGTTCGTCGAAGCAGAGTTGGAGAAGCTCGGAAAAGAGGCAGACGGGCTACGCACCCCGGAGACTGTCCTCGGCCCGCTCAATCAGCTTTTCCGCTCCACCCTTGACGCCTTCGACCAGCGGTAGCGGCGCGAAGAGCCTGTCTTTCCGCTCAACTCACGCTCAACGCCATGTCCGCGCAGACTCTGGGCCCCGCATCGAGCAGGCCCCCGGCGTGGTTGAGGGCAGACCGCGCATCGCCGGACGGCGCATCGCCCTGCAGCACATCGCCGCCTGGCGCGAGCGCCTCGGCCTGAGCGCCGACGAGATCGCCTCGGAGTACGATCTGGCACTCGCGGACGCGTATGCGGCCCTCGCCTACTACTACAGCCAACGCGAGGACGTTGACGCAGCGATCCGCGAGGGCGAGGCGTTCGCGGAGGCAATGCGAGCGCAGATGCCGTCGAAGGCGAGGGACCTACCGGATGGCCGAGACGATTG
Above is a genomic segment from Bacteroidota bacterium containing:
- a CDS encoding nucleotidyltransferase domain-containing protein — encoded protein: MSRQSLSEAVGPEVQRAIRARLRAIEREERVWIVYAVESGSRAWGFASADSDYDVRFLYVRPRDWYLTIDAERKRDVIERPISDDLDLSGWDLRKALGLFRKSNPPLLEWLQSPLVYVEDGPVAEQMRALLPTHYAPRACFYHYLSMARNNARSYLRGETVQHKKYFYVLRPLLACRWIAEARGPVPMEFEVLVRAMLDDAAVTEEIVDLIAQKRVGLEAERGPRLPAIHAFVEAELEKLGKEADGLRTPETVLGPLNQLFRSTLDAFDQR
- a CDS encoding DUF433 domain-containing protein, whose product is MEQAPGVVEGRPRIAGRRIALQHIAAWRERLGLSADEIASEYDLALADAYAALAYYYSQREDVDAAIREGEAFAEAMRAQMPSKARDLPDGRDD